Part of the Quercus robur chromosome 5, dhQueRobu3.1, whole genome shotgun sequence genome, AGACTAAAAACCTGTGTTAATCATGGTTAAGAGCCAACCGTTGCCGATTAAGCTCAACGGCGACGCTTCGCATTCCTTCGAATCGACGACCATTCGACTTCCCGgcgacgtttcgcattcctttGAACCGGCGACCAGTCGACTTCCTGGCGACGCTTCGCATTCCTTGGAACCGGCGACCATTCGACTTCCCAGCAACGCTTCGCATTCCTTGGAACCGGTGACCATTCGACTTCCCGACGACGCTTCGCATTCCTTCGAACCGGCGACCATTCGACTTCCCGGCGACGCTTTGCATTCCTTTGAACTGGCGACCCTTCGCCTTCCTTCGAATCGACGACCGTTCACCTTCACAGCACTCTCGTTTCCGATTTCATTTTCCATTTCTGTCCCTCTGTGTTTTCCAAACACAATCTCCGACGGCTACAGCATTAACGGCAATCAATCTACAGACTCATTTCGACGGCCAGATTGTAACCCTGACGTTGACTAAGGTACCACTTTTACTCTCTAGCTTCTGCTTCATTTGGTAGCTTCTGCTTTGTAATCCAAACAGCTTCTctgctattttttgttttaaacttttttttttttttttgggtatgggAGTTTTGTCTAACACTTTGTAGACACTCACATTGTCATTGGTAGAGAGCTGTATACTGCTTCTTAACGATCAAGTTTagcagaaaaatataatttttagttcCCTAATTAACACCAAATGATAACATTTTGTAATTCCAATCAATTTGCCTTAAAACACAGTATTTGAAAATGTGAATATAACTTGGGCACACACTCAATAGCTTTTGAGTTTGTGGATCTTTATGAATTCATGTTTTTAAGGTTTTGAAACTCCGCCTACGTCATTGCCTAGTGTTCATTGCGGGTCCAAGAACCAAATAACACTGCGATTATTGGCGCTTCTCTTCTGGTACGACTTCTCGAATCATTagctatttatttgtttttgttgaaaataaaaaaatgaaaatgaaatctttgtttatatatacaGTTGATTTGTTTGTAATTAGCTTGGATTTGCTTAATTGTAATGCTGGTTTGTACAGAGGACACGTTCTGCCGTTTCGGCATTGAGAAGCTACTCATCAGCAAGAAAAGAGGtaatggtggattttttttatcaattctatGCTTTTCAGTTGGCTTTATTAGACTACTTTTAATACTccttgtttgtttgtgtttgtgttttggtttttttatttatttataccaGTGCTGAgcttatatttatattatatatatgtatgatgTTTAAGTATGTCTCAATTATTTTACTGGGAGGCTGGGATATGATTGAAATTCTTTGATGGGGGACCTcgtaaaaaaaaaggtaagaatttgtaagaaaaaaaaagggttgtagCCAGAACAGTGTACTACAGctaaaagatatatataaataaatatgttcATAGGACCACCTAAAAGATGAAGTGCGCACTacagctataaaaaaaatatagttatgCATTGTGAAAATCCACCTACATATCCTTTAACCAATAGTGATAAGCAATTTCAATGGCTCTTGGTACTGttcttttgtttaataaacataAAGCATAGATACCAATATGCTCCTTTGTGCCATGGTAATCTTTGTGGGGGCACAACATATCATTTACAATAATATTGTTGCCCAGAACTTTGTGAAGCTCAATCACACATTGGATGATTGAGATcattagagggagagaaaaattaGTATGTTTTTCTCTATTGTAAGCTACTTTGTTAAGCACACTTTGCATTAATGTTTCTTTCTCCTTCTAAAAAGATAGCCACAATTGAAACTATATTCCTAATTCCCATGGCCTATGATTCAAAGAGGGCAAGTCCAATAATGTTACACACGTATTGAAACTCTTATTGGCTCAGTTAGATTGACCAACTTATTTATATGCATCAGCACTAGCATATGCAATCATCTATTCTGATTCTCATTATGGGGAGTGATGAACTATAATAATAATCCACTAACATGCGCTTTACATAATAAGGTTATGTTATTCTCATGTTAAGAGGAAAGGTAATAATGTTCTGCCACAAAGCTTTTTTGTCATCCTTGCTGATTTAGCTGGATTTTCATAATATAAATTCATGGCCTTCCTTGATGAGGGAGCAAGGTAGATAAAGGCAATTGTATTTTATGCATTGTGATTGTTTgattaattaaaagttaaactttcttttatctccaactctctttctctttggtgGCTAAAGAAATTGTGAGGAACAAGATGAAGATCACAAGttaactttggattttttctgaaaATTGTAAACTTAGCTTAAGCAAAGTAagtatattttagttaaaaacttataagcattatagttgtgatgttgaaaatttgttttgtagTGGGTTGTTGTGTTACAATACCGGACTTGGTGTTTAAGAAGAAGTTCGGTATTGTAAAAGGACTTGGCATGAGACCTTCCTCTTCTCTAATAACCACCGCCTCCTCTAATTCATCGGTGGAATATATCCAACGGttagaaaatgagataattgagCTCAAAGGGGCAAGAGTTAGAGATCAAGAGGAGCGAGCTAAGGACCAAGATGCACGAACTAAGCAAGATGAGGtccaaaagaatattcttaaCTTTTTGAGGAGCAAGGGTTATGATGATGCTCTTACTTATGGGGTTGGTTCAACTTCAAGTTAAAACACTTTttggttagtactttatttGCTTTCAACAATTTATACATTagaagttgtgattttaatttattggtgtgGTTACTCTTAATGCAttattagaaatattttttataacatagttaatgtttttactttacgGTTTTAACgaattattgtttttatatttgtacagatttcttattggtggcttttaggGGATTTACTTTTGGCATTACTTGAAGACATATGAGAACATCTTCCGTTAGTTCTAAAATAGGGTTTAGGTAGAGTTATTGTATGtattgcaaacaattattgtatggaaggagtttgaattagatacttgttttattttttacttgtggaatATATGGATCttcttttataaatgtgttattgaaataaatatgttattcaaatgtgaggttttaataatgtaatgacaggttacaggttaatatcaaaaccatgaaaaaaataaaaacagaaaataagctTTAGTgtcgaattttttcgtcacaaatatagcaacaaaaaaattttttagtgacgaaaatttcgtcactaaatatagcaaaattttgtaagaaatggttttagtgatgaaaattttcgtcactatatgtgcctggattttcttaaaaatagttttagtgacgaattttttcgtcactatatgtacctgaacatagttttagtgacaaaattatttgtcactaaatatgatttagtaaactaaagtgtttttagtgacgaaatattttcgtCACTGAATAGTatttttagtgaggaaaacatttagtgacgaaatgttttcgtcactaaaagtttttttttttttttttttttaaatcaaatcaaacttttagtgacgaaattttttgtcaccaggacttttagtgacggggctacagtgacgaaatgagtttcgtcactaaaggtccttagtgacgaaaaactggacttttagtgacgaattttttcgtcattgaaaatacattttgttgtagtgtgttTTGGACTTGCTCAAAGCAtgtattttatgtaaagttggaatcgagctgctgcagaatttattgtgcaattcggtctagctcgatcgatcgagaattagactcgaccgatcgaaagtcgAGCAGAAtgatttttctgcagaatttccaacttagccctaagcccatatgatgtgtagggttttatgttttgccctaggtataaaaagaaaaaccctagccacatttttgaggttgctctattttgctttgtttgtgaatctcttgtgagatctgagaggtagTTGTCTTCACACATACGTAGGATTATGACAAATAGTATGAGAAAACTTCTTATCTTAGACACTCTTATTGATTTTCCCTcccttcaattttcttttgaattttagaaAGTTTAACCTGTAGACAGTGAtttgttttggcttagataCACTATTAGTTCCTAAAGTTTAGCTCGTGAGtgattttagtccctaaaatttaaagtaattGCTATTAGTCCTGAGATAACGTGGCCAAACTATAAACTGACATGTCATCACTCTAAAAGGACTAAAATTGATTATTTCAAGATTCTTTTAAGAACTAAAAGAGATCACTTTAAGTTTGTTAAGTACTAAAAGTGATTGCCTTAAACTCTAGGGACTAAAATCACTCATAGGCTATTGTTAGGGACCACCAGAGTATTTTgggtcaaaaaaatcaaatttctggGATAAATAAACTTGTCACAAATCTTCAagtcaaatttaaattaataaacaaaattaaaacttgaGCAACACCGACGAATTTATTTTAGTAATGAATGATAAACATTCCAAGACTCCAAAATATTATATCACTCTTATTTCCCTCTCTTCTAGTCAAATATTAGATAAAGCCTTAAAATTAGAACGCCATTGGTGCAAAAAAAATACTGTGTaatcaggaaaaaaagaaagataaaacaaattaatagaTAGTGATGCCCCTGTAGATGAAGACGGTAAAGCAAATAAACCAACAAGACAAGCTGTGCAAAAAGTAAAgctttaacaaaacaaaaaaagttgtcATATCACTATATCAGAATCCATGAAATGAAAGCACAACAATAACAAGGTTGGAATTAAAAGATCAATCATATATACCACACATCCATCGAGGTAAAATTTTGGCAATCCCAGacgcaaaaagaaaaaaaaaaaagagtaacttTAAGACAAACCCAGATGCAGAAACACATAAATTAGAAAACTTTTTAACTATGTaaacaaaaaactttttaaactaGGATGTTTTCTTCACCAAAAATATCCTAGTTTAAGTACCATCCATGCTGTGCCTTACTTGACCACCGTCAGATCATGTCCACCTTCAACATCAAATCTCAGCCGTTGATTCTATTATCTCATatctccaagaaaaaaaaaatgatacccattttttcttcttcttttaagaTAAGCCACAGCCGTTGATGCCAACTTTCTTTGAATATGTATTTGGACGGTCGTGATGTGGGTAGGTCTTTCTATAGAGTGCCACTATCCTAATCCAACGGCTGTGGTTTCCTCAACGCAATAACTCTCTCTTCGTAGTTTCTTTCTGTGTAATTCAATTTGGGACTGTGTGAGCCAACATTCGGGGTTGTTGTCCTTGTAAATTTCAAAGCTATAGTAGAACCAAACTAAAACCAAccaatatatattaatatagtTAAATTATGTTCCATAAAAGTAAGTTGCCTCAGTGGTTACTTTTTTAAGTTACTGTTATCAAaactaaacataaacataaaaaagccCTGCACGTCTCTTTTTCATTCAGCCGCCCTCCCCATTCCCCATTTCCCCTCaatccttttccttttccttctctcATCCTCTCTTTTCAGTCGCCCCATCCCCTCTTTCCCTCTTCACTCATTCCTTATCTATTTCTTTAGCCACCATCTACATCTCTTAGATGAGAAGCCATTGGATTTTTGCTTGAATTTAGTTTGTTGGGTTTGTATTTCTAgtttgttctttgtttcttttctctggatcaatttccttttttctttttcttttttctttgtttgcctTCTTAGAAAATAGATGTGATAAGGAAACCCTCTTTTTGCTTGGATTTAGTTTGCTGGGTTTTTATTTCTAGTAACCTTTTCCCGTGGCCTCGATATATGTTTGTGTGCGAATTCCTCCACACCATAGGCCctaactgaaaaaaaaaaaaaaaaaaaaaatggccagAGATCATCTCCACGTAGTTATGCTGCCTTGGTCAGCCTTTGGCCATCTTATACCGTTTTTTCAGCTCTCCATTGCCTTAGCTAAATCCGGAATTCACGTTTCCTTTGTATCAACCCCAAGAAACATCCAAAGACTCCCCAAAGTTCCTCCAAGTTTGGCAACTCTCATAACTCTGGTGGAGTTTCCATTGCCCAAACTAGACAATGATCTCTTGCCCGAAGGTTCTGAGGCCACTGTAGACGTTCCAGTTGACAAAGTTGAGTACTTAAAGCTTGCATATGATCGCCTCCAATGCCCTGTTAACCAGTTCGTCGCTGAGCAATTACCGGACTGGATTATAGCTGATTTTTCTGCTCATTGGGCTGTTGAAATTTCCCAAAATCATAATGTCGGGTTGGTGTACTTCTCTGTCTTCTCTGCTGCTACCATTGTTTTCTTTGGGAAGCCACCAAATTATTTTTACGTAGGTGACCAAAAGCAAGCTTGGCCATCACCAGAGAGTCTTACAACTCCGCCAGAGTGGCTTAGTTTTCCGTCCTCTGTTGCATTCCGAGGGTATGAAGCGGTTGGGTTTCATGTGGGTCTATATACAGAAAATGTTTCGGGGATAAGTGATGCTGCGAGGGTGACGAAAGTTCTCCGTGCATGTAAAGCAGTGGCTATTCGTAGTTGCAGGGAGTTTGAAGGTGAGTTCTTGAGTTTACACGAAAAATTGATGGGAAAGCCTGTGATTCCCATAGGTTTACTTCCTCCAGAAAGACATGTAAAGACCGAAGCGAATGATAGCTCATGGAAAATGATATTTGAATGGCTTGATAAACAAGAACCCAAGTCAGTTTTGTTTGTAGGGTTTGGCAGTGAGTGTCAGCTGAGCAAAGAACAGGTTTATGAGATTGCTTATGGACTACAGCTTTCTCAAGTGCCATTTTTGTGGGCGTTGAGGAAACCTATTTGGGCTATTGACGATGAAGACTCTTTGCCATCGGGTTTTATTGACAACACGTCTGGCAGAGGAATGGTATGTATGGGATGGGTGCCTCAGAAGGAAATTCTAGCGCACCCATCAATTGGGGGATCATTGTTCCACTCTGGGTGGGGATCTGCAATTGAGATGTTACAATTTGGTCATTGCCTTGTTGTGTTGCCATTTATCTATGACCAGCCTGTGAATGCAAGGGTTTTGGTAGAAAAGGATCTAGCTGTAGAAGTTGAACGAGAAGAGGACGGATCGTTTAGCAGGGATGGGATAGCCAAGGCTGTGAGACTGGCCATGGTGTTAGAAGAAGGAGATAAATTAAGAGTTCGTGCAAGAGATGCCGCTGCGATATTTGGAGATGAGAATTTGCATCAAGTATACTACATTGGTCACTTTGTTGAGTATTTAAATCTTGGGGACAGTGACAAAATATGAGTGATTATGGATTACCACATTCATGGAAAGgaggaggtttttttttttttttttttttttgggaataaaaaATGAGGTCTTCAATGAGGACTTATCAGTCTCATGCCACATGACAGTATTAGAAATACCACGTGTATAGCCAAAGTCTTGATGAAGTTATCGTTATGTATGCAACACATTCATTAAAACGCAACCATTCGAACCACACAACTCTTGTCAAAGTAGCATGTGAAGTCTTATCACCAAGTCACATCTATGGTGGAGTGTTATTCTTGTTTATTTGGAGGGTGGAGTGTTTTACCAAATTGATGTTCTAGATTTGGTAAAATATTATCCGTCTAGATCGAAACGAAACCTTGGCAGTTTCCATTGTCAATCATGTCCAGTTCTGCAATTTGAGATTTATGtattgatttcaaatttttcatgttttttttaaatgttgttgTACTACTCTTCCAATAGTCATGACTGCTTACAATTGTAATAGTGCTAAGAGGGATTTGGTGTTTTGAGATGCACACAAGGTTAGAatcacccccaccccccccccccccccccccccccccgccccctTCTCTTTTCCCTCAAACATAGGTATGGGATTTTTAAAGCACCTGATTAGGGCTTGTGCAATGAAAAatcttgtaagttgtaacccaTTGGTgttgttaaaattaaattgacaagATAGTTTATTTCAAGATTAAGactttatttttgtaattaatagCATATAGAATGTCATGtcatttaatatattatataacgtAACACTAAATAcacttttaatttcttatttttaattagtcattctttttaattaaataaaaaataattttgaataaatagtaataattaataCTAACTAATAgataagaaagagaaatattcttttgttttgtgtcAAAAGGTCATGTGAGTGTTTGAGTAAAACCAGATATAAGAAAAGAGAAGTCTTtccagagagagagacagacaaAGAAATATGTTAAATCATAAATGTTCTTCTAGAAGGTCGACTGCTGAActgttgtggattttttttattgtaataatCAATTATAAACTAACTGTACTGTATTAGTATTTTGAATTGCTGTTAAGAGGGGTCTGACTTTGACCGAGATTATGTAATGAAATGAAGATCTTTTTGAAcaaattgaattgaaattctCAAAATCTTTCTGAGCAGTAGAAGTGCTTCCCatgctcttttctttcttttttttctttttctttttctttttttcattatgATTTTTCTTGCTTTAATTCAATAACACACCTACGGTCTAGCACGCCTGCTTTGATGGCTTCTAGTCGTTGGActaatttgacattttttttttttttaagtgataggACCATTTTATAATGAGTCCTAAGGCCTAGTTCTTTAGCCGGCCTGTGTGTCTATCAATATGATCAGAAGCAGTATTATTAGTAGCCCGTTTGGTTCcactttttcagcccaaaacggGCGTTTTCAAAAAAGCCAGGCCTGTCTCTGCGTTTGGTAagttcaaaacgcaacttttttataaaagttgcgttttgaactTTTAGAAAAGCTGAAGACAAAACGCGCATAGAAAATGGACCTTCAGCGGTCCATAATCCAAAACGCGCTATGCGCGTTTTGTATATTACCGTTGCAATAACCAAAAAGACCGAAATACCCATCAGTTCTCTCACGCCCTCATCTCTCATCTGTGTCTtttttcttcgtcttcttcctcTTCGTCTTCCTCTGCTTCTTCACCGGTCTACCCccacaatcaacaaaacccatttcaacctttGATATTCCGAACACAGAAtgaacaaaaccaaaccaaaaataactcaaaatcaacacaaaaacaactgaaaatcaactcaaatccggaaaacccatcccaaacccaactcaaaatcaacccaaaatccatagaaaaaaaaaacccaaaatcccaaaatccttAAATCCTTATgtttcaatcatcttcatcttcatcttcatcttcatcatcatcatcatcatcatcttcttctctggagtgtgaaaaaaaaagaataaaggatGAGTTCTGGCGATGGTTCCGATGTGTTCCAATTTGAagtgctaagaggaaaaaaaaaaaaagaaaaaaagaagaagaagcaaagctGTGTTCTGGACCGAActgctaagaggaaaaaaaaaaaaaaaaaagaagaagaagaagaagcagagctGTGTTCTGGACCGAActgctaagaggaaaaaaaaaagaagaagaagaagaagaagaagaagtagagcTGTGTTATGGACCGAACTgctaagagggaaaaaaaaaaatgaaaaaaagaagaagaagcagagcaGCTCTGGGCCGAAGTGCTAAgaggcaaaagaaaaaaaagaaaagaaagagagatgggAATGTTCTGGACTGAtagagaaaagaaggaaaaaggaaaagaaaagagtgtgaAAAGAGTGTGGTTACGtgggtggatgagaaaaaaagaggagaaaaaaaaaaaaaaaaaggaagtagagCCACGtgtgtggagagaaaaaaaagagagaaaaaagaaattatatcataatattttcacaatatttttacaataaattttaaggtaggctattattagctaatattggtgagaaaaaaataatttttttagaaagagaaaaaaataattttaatagtatgttaaaattaaaattactatcaatttttattacaatatttttacaatactttcacaataaatcttaagtggtaggttattattagctaatattggtaagaaaaaaataatttttttagaaagagaaaaattgatttaagtatgatgaagtaattgatttaagtatgaaacaaactcacataaaaaaaaaaaaagtatgaaataaattcccttatatatacattgtcatttttggtcatttactcCTCAAAAAGCcatttttataagtgctagccaaacactcagctttttcattatgcactttttaacagcttttaccaaacactcagctttttgaaactccactttttcattatgcacttttacaaaactccactttttcattatgcactttttcaaaaagctgaaccaaactcaccctagcTCTTGTATATAGGATTTAATAGAACACTCGACAAGGATATGAGCACTACATAATtagcccaaaaaacaaaatccatcaaacagaaagagagatattctttctttttatggtaAGATCCGTCTTTTTATTAATagccaataaaaaaacaatacacACACCCGAAAGAAATTTACAGAGAAAAACTTGAGGCTGTTAAGTAGTGATCtgtggtggatttttattttttattttttatttatttttaatataaaaataattttggtctACATTGATCAATTTTGGTCATGTTCGGGCTATTTCGGTCTTAGAGTAATGTTTTAGAATTCTTATGAATGTTTAAAGACTCTATAACAATCTCATGTATAATTGCAAATCACATAAAGGAATATGATGCTTGAGGGTATCTAGATTCATATTCAACCCCAATTTTGTAGTAATATGAATTCCTTTCAAAACAGGTGGGCATCTACATTCCTATCTTTGGaaaaagttgcatttttttatttattataaattaataattttacctATTCCTCCTAACATTTACAaagtagaaatttaaaaaaaaaaaaaattgtccttaTCTCTTTTTAGAAATATGATTAAGAattatttgtgtgtgtatgtgtgtggtgtttctcttttttagaaTCTCCTTTTTGGGATTAAGTTAGAtgctaaaagaaaataaattatttttattaacaaagaTGATGTTTTGATTGCCATGAAGAACAagagtttaaaaaattatttatgtattatACATGTCATTGAAGAAtgttagaatttaattttagtgAATTTTCTGTGATttatggttatatatatatatatatatatatatatatatctatatatatatatatattatttatgagaAGATTAAAATACAGACTTGATATTGTGTTTATAAGAATGTCATATTTTTTAGATTCTTAGTAGATTCCGAATTAAACCAAACATTGGAATATTTATATTCTCAAGCATCTAGATTACTAGGCATTATATTTTGAGGAATTTGGATGCAGAGTAATGTAGATTCCGCCAAACCAAAGGTCCCTttgatttttttcctctttttattaatttcatttacTCTCTTTCATGTTAATGAGAGTTTATATTTGtaggttaaaaaaaagagagaaagtttGAGAACACAATAAGCCTTGACTCGTGTAGTCAACGTGTCTACAACATTGGACGCA contains:
- the LOC126725231 gene encoding putative UDP-rhamnose:rhamnosyltransferase 1 is translated as MARDHLHVVMLPWSAFGHLIPFFQLSIALAKSGIHVSFVSTPRNIQRLPKVPPSLATLITLVEFPLPKLDNDLLPEGSEATVDVPVDKVEYLKLAYDRLQCPVNQFVAEQLPDWIIADFSAHWAVEISQNHNVGLVYFSVFSAATIVFFGKPPNYFYVGDQKQAWPSPESLTTPPEWLSFPSSVAFRGYEAVGFHVGLYTENVSGISDAARVTKVLRACKAVAIRSCREFEGEFLSLHEKLMGKPVIPIGLLPPERHVKTEANDSSWKMIFEWLDKQEPKSVLFVGFGSECQLSKEQVYEIAYGLQLSQVPFLWALRKPIWAIDDEDSLPSGFIDNTSGRGMVCMGWVPQKEILAHPSIGGSLFHSGWGSAIEMLQFGHCLVVLPFIYDQPVNARVLVEKDLAVEVEREEDGSFSRDGIAKAVRLAMVLEEGDKLRVRARDAAAIFGDENLHQVYYIGHFVEYLNLGDSDKI